The Planctomycetia bacterium genome contains a region encoding:
- a CDS encoding DUF5690 family protein: MSRPQGRLTAWLANAPQPAFTLFAMLAAFSTYFCMYAFRKPFSAAKFADFSTTFFGIEYGLKTVLVVSQLIGYTLSKYLGVKFCSEIKPQRRAMALVGLIVWAEATLVAFALMPLDWKFVPLFLNGLSLGMVWGLVVWYLEGRKTSELLLAGLSCSFIIASDMTKDFARALMSPPEWASPLLGSGVSEMWMPAVTGAIFLPVYLLSVWLLSQVPQPTADDQAARSVRETMDNAHRLAFVKHFLWGLVSLLITYFFLTAYRDYRDNFIVELFDSLNYKYEDEKNKTIITQSGMCVSFGVMGMLAALNAIKDNRRGLLAAFAIMTGGLLLLGGSTLLHRAGAISGFWWMTACGLGSYLAYVPYGSVLFDRIIAYTRVVGTAVFAIYVADAIGYSGSIITLLVQDRLKYSHLEFFEAFTLALSVFGTFMMLLSCAYFLTRKSGHHAP, translated from the coding sequence GTGTCCCGCCCTCAAGGTCGCCTCACCGCCTGGCTGGCCAACGCGCCGCAACCAGCGTTCACCCTGTTCGCCATGCTGGCGGCATTTTCGACGTACTTCTGCATGTACGCGTTTCGCAAACCGTTCTCGGCGGCGAAATTCGCAGACTTCTCCACAACGTTCTTCGGCATCGAGTACGGCCTTAAAACGGTGCTCGTCGTCAGTCAGTTGATCGGCTACACGCTTTCGAAATACCTGGGCGTCAAATTCTGCTCGGAAATTAAACCCCAACGGCGCGCCATGGCGCTGGTGGGGCTGATCGTCTGGGCGGAAGCGACGTTGGTGGCGTTCGCGCTCATGCCATTGGATTGGAAGTTTGTTCCCTTATTCCTTAACGGCCTATCGCTCGGCATGGTTTGGGGACTGGTCGTCTGGTACCTGGAAGGTCGGAAGACGTCCGAATTGCTGCTCGCCGGATTGAGCTGCTCGTTTATCATCGCCAGCGACATGACGAAGGACTTTGCCCGGGCGCTGATGTCGCCGCCGGAATGGGCTTCGCCGCTCTTGGGCAGCGGCGTTTCCGAAATGTGGATGCCGGCCGTAACCGGGGCGATCTTCCTGCCCGTGTATTTGCTGTCCGTCTGGCTATTGAGCCAGGTTCCACAACCGACTGCCGACGATCAGGCCGCGCGGAGCGTGCGCGAGACGATGGACAACGCGCATCGCCTGGCCTTTGTGAAACATTTCCTCTGGGGCCTCGTGTCGCTGCTGATCACGTACTTTTTCCTGACTGCCTATCGCGACTACCGCGACAACTTCATCGTCGAATTGTTCGACTCGCTGAACTACAAATACGAGGACGAAAAAAACAAGACGATTATCACGCAAAGCGGCATGTGCGTGAGCTTCGGCGTGATGGGGATGCTCGCGGCGCTCAATGCCATCAAGGACAACCGCCGCGGGCTGCTCGCCGCGTTTGCAATTATGACCGGCGGGCTGTTATTGCTGGGCGGATCAACCTTGTTGCATCGCGCCGGCGCGATTTCCGGATTCTGGTGGATGACCGCCTGCGGATTAGGCTCGTACTTGGCCTACGTGCCGTATGGTTCGGTGCTCTTCGATCGCATCATCGCCTACACGCGCGTCGTGGGCACGGCTGTCTTCGCGATCTACGTAGCGGACGCGATTGGCTACTCCGGTTCGATCATTACCTTGCTGGTGCAGGACCGTTTGAAGTATTCGCACCTGGAGTTTTTTGAGGCCTTCACGCTCGCCCTGTCCGTCTTTGGCACGTTCATGATGCTGCTCAGTTGCGCCTATTTCCTGACCCGAAAATCCGGTCACCACGCCCCATAG